One segment of Acropora muricata isolate sample 2 chromosome 8, ASM3666990v1, whole genome shotgun sequence DNA contains the following:
- the LOC136926517 gene encoding uncharacterized protein, translating to MFKINTLPINESALVFQPKRHLSSLEILVSQLSRSVFDVPKYIPIIFVFLNQVRPSGLSCQSLQAPSHKASVLERFSFAPEPDSKIEITLKSAIEELSSLTKTAISSAYWDTCKKLASRIAVLRKIRTYLPLPERIQYYNSIISLVMSYVSAIWSNCDKELFFRVFKLQKHAARVILYAERMAPSVELFNRLKWIPFYKKCKIDKASIMFKRIHGVLPSYLNEHILINNSRHSRTTRYSNFNVLCPRYNRETEGGRTFLVTGTKIWNELPLRIRMADSIRCFKHNMWTNIFSQQQFLSHFCV from the coding sequence ATGTTCAAAATCAATACCTTACCAATCAATGAAAGTGCTCTAGTCTTCCAACCGAAAAGGCATTTATCTAGCTTAGAGATTCTCGTTTCCCAATTGTCACGTTCTGTGTTTGATGTCCCAAAGTATATACCTataatctttgttttcttgaaccAAGTGAGGCCCAGTGGCTTGTCCTGTCAATCTCTCCAGGCACCCAGCCACAAGGCCTCAGTTTTGGAGCGATTTAGCTTTGCACCAGAGCCGGATTCAAAAATCGAAATCACCTTAAAAAGTGCAATCGAAGAGCTCTCGTCTTTGACAAAGACAGCCATATCATCCGCATATTGGGATACTTGTAAAAAACTGGCTTCGCGTATTGCCGTTTTGCGAAAAATTCGCACGTATTTACCGCTTCCTGAACGCATTCAGTATTACAACTCTATTATTAGTCTGGTTATGAGTTATGTCAGCGCCATCTGGTCAAACTGTGATAAAGAACTGTTTTTTAGAGTTTTTAAGCTGCAGAAACACGCTGCTAGAGTCATCCTTTATGCAGAGCGGATGGCTCCATCCGTAGAACTCTTTAATAGATTGAAATGGATTCCTTTTTACAAGAAGTGTAAGATTGACAAAGCGTCGATAATGTTCAAACGAATCCATGGTGTACTACCTAGCTATTTAAATGAGCATATTTTGATCAACAACTCAAGACATTCAAGAACTACGCGCTATTCAAACTTTAATGTACTGTGCCCCAGATATAACAGAGAAACTGAAGGTGGGCGCACCTTTCTCGTTACCGGAACCAAAATTTGGAACGAGTTACCACTACGTATACGGATGGCGGACAGCATAAGGTGCTTCAAGCACAACATGTGGACTAATATTTTTTCGCAGCAACaatttttaagtcatttttgtgTATAG